A genomic stretch from Pectinophora gossypiella chromosome 13, ilPecGoss1.1, whole genome shotgun sequence includes:
- the LOC126371811 gene encoding cytochrome c oxidase assembly protein COX18, mitochondrial, with protein sequence MNCYRFSTKLKFSSLVQSSRAFSVLSNGVECSRREIFVQQYPKHLQKNILTPFTCHKRTLSLDGFVKWQEQTYSSIANSSLVNFMQEGLLYVHDTTGLPWWATIVTSTVLVRTLMTLPLTVYQNFILAKVENISLELKDLVNELKKETAIARKAYNLTDKQTVILYRRSLKKQWRKLIERDNCHPFKASMVIWFQIPIWVCISFALRNLVYMHPPDPSAVVTFMELSAGGIGWIPNLTEPDHSLILPVAFGLINLAIIEIQSVSKLRQPSKMYNVFTNVFRVFSVVMIPVAASVPSCMCLYWVTSSGFGLMQNLMLLSPALRRKLKIPEAPSELENPYSHIKGELSAKLQRIVPKKLK encoded by the coding sequence ATGAATTGTTATAGATTTTCTACTAAATTGAAGTTTTCGTCACTAGTGCAAAGTAGTCGAGCATTTAGTGTATTAAGTAATGGCGTGGAATGCAGCAGAAGGGAGATTTTTGTTCAGCAATATCCAAAACATTTACAGAAGAATATCCTCACGCCTTTCACATGCCATAAAAGGACTTTATCACTGGATGGATTTGTAAAATGGCAAGAACAAACTTATAGTAGCATAGCAAACAGCTCTCTCGTGAATTTTATGCAAGAAGGGCTATTGTATGTCCATGACACAACTGGTCTGCCTTGGTGGGCTACAATAGTTACGTCTACAGTGTTAGTACGAACTTTGATGACATTACCCCTTACAGTATACCAGAACTTTATACTAGCTAAAGTAGAGAACATAAGTCTAGAATTAAAAGATTTAGTCAATGAGTTGAAGAAGGAAACAGCAATAGCAAGGAAGGCGTATAATTTAACAGACAAGCAAACTGTGATATTGTACAGAAGATCACTCAAGAAGCAGTGGCGGAAACTAATAGAGAGAGATAACTGTCATCCCTTCAAAGCAAGTATGGTTATATGGTTCCAAATTCCTATATGGGTGTGCATATCTTTTGCCTTGAGAAACTTAGTGTACATGCACCCACCAGATCCTTCAGCTGTTGTGACGTTCATGGAGCTCTCTGCCGGAGGGATTGGTTGGATTCCTAACTTAACAGAGCCAGATCATTCTCTTATATTACCTGTAGCATTTGGACTGATCAATTTGGCCATCATTGAAATACAAAGTGTATCAAAACTAAGACAGCCATCTAAAATGTACAATGTGTTTACAAATGTATTCAGAGTATTTTCTGTGGTGATGATACCAGTTGCAGCAAGTGTGCCCTCTTGTATGTGCTTGTATTGGGTAACTTCAAGTGGTTTTGGCCTTATGCAGAACTTGATGCTGCTTTCCCCAGCATTGAGAAGAAAGTTGAAGATACCAGAGGCACCAAGTGAACTTGAAAATCCCTATAGCCATATAAAAGGAGAACTTAGTGCTAAGTTACAAAGAATTGTACCTAAAAAGTTAAAGTGA
- the LOC126371794 gene encoding armadillo repeat-containing protein 5, translated as MDKNYVKSSIEGLKSPSSSRVQESLLKIRSKITINDNGIKLFRECGGLDYLLPHLRKPNERILDITLSILGNCCLEEESSLLVGKLNSYGPLVAILKTVCRDSIVGRACRLIGNLAQKNINAEALHNHGAVTALVTLIENRDKNTSYPTLTMSVRAIRQLWMVIDKREEMLSLNAVRCITILLTTECESAGIIKTAAATKASDGLRKSQEELITGILKCLGYFTTHATASCAEQLQGDGRGYQCLVALTKTYESLSLKCLMNLCYLSPCRPLLGIAGLVECLVGILQKTSEVLWWPEGAARALAQLSGESVNRSRLRHCGGLPLLVAAAKVSPHAMHALLQYVFDDTSFQILVNEGLISLLTEELTKYLTTMEFEHNNLENADVLSETSDLNKVNESVKTIKVDTSPQTESLVENKCSLFTRRRSQPSSKNEDELKVVIERDNMIVGFVDAVDSDATDDSQSDDDNPPPRRNKCLKRARSRSPKMFKKKSQLIKMASKDWSAGVYWEPKSPEWHVPSQMYRPPAMSPDRSEQGPLSPYSEGNQSGFSPEYRGFSSNKRARWDWSPESGVSTGECSSASPYWTEYQWSPSSSGPTSPFSGNEESSDSEVSGRYSPVCSEVEGEPEDTEMSADRAVAELDAAQVAHDLDELIMDDDDSLEEVPLEDDTIKIDTNTKSSRIACVLVLLFRVSHGACSSYGSIREEPVPNHTLELLTGKECLNALLDYVERCKRPLGRAARILARVLSNALCLMSILKHRLALRLHNMSVSSKHPPTKCQQCKQIVRLSAKLLSQLTILAESSYGIGEISYQLLKGSHCMKQTLSLTLPYIVRTEKPLKKYFIDCSALNFLFTIIAESKEDIQECVTALVKLATNLHIKDPKMLENRFKDKICVSYDPILDNLSVDDVVTFELDDQSTVQANKVFLCQNSEVFSAMLMGRFKESVEKRVRLKNVSKSALEYLLTLLHCGLNNPKCEVQIFPIADKLETNLEVLLLSDRFLFEKLKELLSSAILQFLLTPETADKIYVWSLSEGMGFLCVESVAYLLTGKMRESDRTKSFQTILSLKYKDQWLDDIKSMILRQLVK; from the exons atggatAAAAACTATGTTAAATCTAGTATAGAAGGATTAAAATCACCTTCTTCAAGTCGAGTGCaagaaagtttattgaaaattagGAGCAAAATCACCATAAATGACAATGGCATTAAACTATTTCGCGAATGTGGAGGCTTGGATTATTTACTACCACATTTACGTAAACCAAATGAACGAATTCTCGATATTACTCTAAGTATTCTTGGGAATTGTTGCTTAGAAGAAGAGAGTAGTTTATTG gtaggcaaactaaatagttatGGGCCACTAGTAGCCATTCTTAAAACGGTATGTCGTGACAGTATAGTTGGGAGAGCCTGTCGACTTATTGGCAACCTGGCACAAAAAAACATCAATGCTGAAGCTTTGCATAACCATGGAGCAGTCACAGCCCTGGTTACCCTTATTGAAAATAGAGATAAAAATACTTCCTATCCTACTTTGACTATGAGTGTAAGGGCTATAAG GCAATTATGGATGGTAATAGACAAAAGAGAGGAGATGTTAAGTTTGAATGCAGTCAGATGTATCACCATACTGTTGACAACTGAGTGTGAGTCTGCTGGGATAATAAAGACAGCTGCTGCAACCAAAGCAAGTGATGGCCTAAGGAAGAGCCAAGAAGAGCTTATTACTGGTATACTGAAATGTTTAGGCTACTTCACAACACATGCTACAGCATCTTGTGCTGAACag CTTCAAGGTGATGGTAGAGGATATCAATGTCTTGTAGCACTTACCAAAACTTATGAATCTCTGTCACTTAAATGCCTCATGAATTTGTGTTACTTATCTCCATGTCGGCCCCTGCTTGGCATTGCCGGCCTGGTTGAGTGTCTTGTGGGGATTTTGCAGAAGACTTCAG AGGTGCTGTGGTGGCCAGAGGGTGCGGCGCGTGCTTTAGCCCAGCTGAGCGGCGAATCAGTAAACAGGTCTCGCCTGCGGCATTGTGGAGGCCTACCTCTGCTGGTGGCCGCCGCCAAGGTCAGCCCGCACGCCATGCACGCGCTGCTGCAGTATGTTTTTGATGACACTT CCTTCCAAATCCTTGTTAATGAAGGTCTTATAAGTCTGCTGACAGAGGAACTAACCAAATATCTCACCACAATGGAATTTGAACACAATAACTTGGAAAATGCGGATGTGTTAAGTGAGACTTCAGATTTGAATAAAGTAAATGAGAGTGTTAAGACTATAAAAGTTGACACATCACCACAAACAGAAAGTCTTGTTGAGAATAAATGCAGTCTCTTTACGAGACGTAGGAGCCAGCCATCTTCTAAGAACGAGGATGAGTTAAAAGTTGTTATAGAGAGAGATAACATGATCGTTGGGTTTGTCGATGCAGTGGACAGTGACGCAACAGATGACAGTCAGAGCGATGACGACAATCCGCCACCACGACGGAACAAGTGCCTCAAAAGAGCAAGATCTAGAAGCCCGAAAATGTTTAAAAAG AAATCGCAGCTAATCAAAATGGCTAGCAAGGACTGGTCGGCTGGTGTTTACTGGGAACCTAAAAGTCCAGAATGGCATGTTCCCTCGCAGATGTATCGGCCGCCTGCCATGAGTCCAGATAGATCCGAACAGGGGCCTTTATCTCCATATTCCGAAGGCAACCAATCTGGCTTCAGCCCTGAATACAGAGGATTCTCAAGCAACAAGCGCGCTCGATGGGATTGGAGTCCTGAATCGGGCGTTAGTACTGGCGAATGTAGTTCCGCTTCTCCATATTGGACGGAGTATCAATGGAGTCCTAGTAGTTCTGGACCTACGTCACCGTTTAGCGGTAATGAAG AGAGCTCAGACTCAGAGGTATCAGGTCGTTACTCGCCGGTGTGCAGCGAGGTGGAGGGCGAACCCGAGGACACGGAGATGAGCGCCGACCGCGCTGTAGCGGAGCTGGACGCGGCCCAGGTGGCGCACGACCTTGATGAGCTCATCATGGATGATGACGACAGCCTTGAGGAAGTACCTTTAGAAG ATGATACAATTAAAATTGACACGAATACAAAATCGTCTCGTATAGCATGCGTGCTTGTGTTACTATTCAGAGTATCTCACGGAGCCTGTAGTTCCTACGGGTCTATTCGCGAAGAGCCGGTCCCTAACCACACGCTAGAGTTACTCACAGGAAAAGAATGTCTGAACGCGCTGCTAGACTATGTAGAACGGTGTAAGCGGCCGCTTGGCAGGGCAGCACGTATACTGGCTAGAGTGCTTAG CAATGCTCTCTGCCTGATGAGTATTCTGAAACACAGACTTGCATTACGTCTACACAATATGTCAGTCAGTTCTAAACATCCGCCAACAAAATGTCAGCAATGTAAACAA ATTGTAAGACTAAGCGCAAAACTACTATCACAGTTGACTATACTAGCAGAGTCGAGTTACGGCATCGGGGAAATTAGCTACCAACTGTTAAAGGGCAGCCATTGTATGAAACAAACCCTTTCACTGACACTACCATATATTGTCAG GACAGAAAAGCCCCTGAAGAAATATTTCATCGACTGCAGCGCGTTGAATTTCCTGTTCACGATCATCGCGGAGTCCAAGGAAGATATACAGGAATGCGTCACCGCCCTCGTCAAGCTGGCCACCAACCTCCACATCAAGGACCCCAAAATGTTAGAAAACAGGTTCAAAGACAAAATATGCGTCAGTTACGACCCTATATTAGACAACCTCTCGGTCGATGACGTAGTCACTTTTGAACTAGATGATCAATCAACAGTGCAAGCAAACAAAGTTTTCTTATGCCAGAACTCTGAAGTGTTCAGCGCTATGCTTATGGGACGCTTCAAAGAATCTGTTGAGAAACGCGTCAGattaaaaaatgtatcaaagtCTGCTCTAGAATATCTTTTAACACTTCTACATTGTGGGTTAAATAATCCCAAATGTGAAGTACAGATATTCCCAATAGCTGATAAGTTGGAAACGAATTTAGAAGTGTTATTGCTATCTGATaggtttttatttgaaaaattaaaGGAGTTACTCAGCAGTGCTATTCTCCAATTTCTACTAACACCAGAGACAGCTGATAAGATCTACGTATGGTCGCTAAGCGAAGGTATGGGGTTCCTCTGTGTAGAGTCTGTTGCATATTTGCTAACTGGAAAGATGAGGGAGTCGGATCGAACGAAGTCGTTTCAAACAATACTCAGCTTAAAATACAAGGACCAATGGCTTGACGATATTAAATCCATGATTTTGAGACAATTAGTGAAGTAG